Within the Pseudoxanthomonas sp. YR558 genome, the region TCACCGGCACGACGCCGCCGATCACCGACGGGAACTGGGCGAGATTGAACTTGGCCAGCTCTTCCGGCTTGAGCGGGGCATCGGACGAGCCGAAGTCCACCGTGCCGGCCTTGATCTGCGCGATGCCGCCGCCGGAGCCGATCGACTGGTAGTTGACCCGCTTGTTAGTGGCCTTGGCGTAGTCGGCCGACCACTTGGACATCACGGGATAGACGAACGAGGCGCCGGCGCCGGTCACGTCGGCGGCAGCGGCGTTGGCCGAGACCGCGGTGGCGAGCGCCAGAAGCGCGGCGCGGGACTTGAAGGACTTGAACACGAAAGGCTCCTGGAGGAAAAAGCGGCGAGTGCTGCCGTCAGGGCGCATTTCACGACGTTTCCATGACAGCTCGGTGTCTCATGTATGACAGTCGCGTGACGGCCTCGCGCCGCTCGACAGCAAAAAAGGGCGCGACTCGCGTCGCGCCCCTTGCAGGTACCTTGCTTGGCTCTGGGGGTTACCAGAAGAACTGCGCGCGGGCTTCCAGGATGTTCGGGTTGTCTTCGAGCACACCCTTTTCCTGCTTCACGGTCACGTAGTTCAGCATGAACTTGAAGTTGGAGTGCCAGTACCAGTTCACGCCGGCGGTCCAGCTGTCCATCTTGCCGCCGACCACCGCGCCATCGGTCAGATCGATGGTGTCGTAGCGCAGGCCGAGCTGCCACATGCCCTTGCCGGGGTCGTTCGGCAGACCCGTAGTCGGCGTGCCGGACTTGTAGCCCCAGGTCTCGCCCGTCAGGTTCCACAGACCCGAGACGTAGTAGCCGTCGCCGCTGTAGTCATCGAAGCTGCCGTAGCGCTGCACGTCGATGGTCATGTATTCGGCCTGCAGCTTGAAGGGGCCCTTGATCCACAGGCCCTCGGCGCCGATCACGCTGGCGCGGTCGCTGGCGCGCAGCCCGCTGCTGCCGGTATCGACGAAACGCGTCGGCACCATGTCGGCCATCGGGCGGGCGCGCAGGCGGATCACGTCGCCGTCCGTGTCCTTGTCCAGGTACGAGGCACCGAAGTGCAGCACGTTGCCGGCTTCGTTGATCGGGGCCCAGTAGCCGCGCAGGGCGTAACCGCTGCCGTGCTCGCGGTTGCGGGTCAGCTCGCGACCGAAGTAGCTGGCCGTCACGGCCCAGTCGGCGTCGCCGATGTTGTACTGGAAGCCGACGCGGCGCGGGGTGCCCAATGAGTTCGTGATCGAAGACTTGGCGACGAAATCATTGTTCTTCGTGCTCGACAGCTCTTCCAGCGTCGCGCCGGGCTGCTTGAACTGGCCCAACTGGATGAAATGGTTGGCGTTGTTGCCGAACTTGTACTTGGCGTTCACGTCCAGCCACTTGTCGTCCTTGGCGTCGTAGCCCAGCACCCACTCGATGTTGCCCGGGCCCTTGCCTTTCAGAACGAGCTCGGCGCGGCGCAGTTCCTGCAGGTAGTCCTTGCCGTCCAGATCGGTCGACGAGTCCGCGCCGTAATCGATGGTGTCGCTGTCGAACTTGTAGAAGTCGGCCTGCACCAGGCCTTCAAAGCTCACTTCCGAGCCGCCGATGACGTCGATGGTGATCTCGGCGTGCGCCGCCGGGGCAACAAGGGCGGCGAGCAGGGCCAGGGACAGGGTGCTGCGGGACAGTTTCATGGGGTAGCCCTTCGGGCGAGGTGGAAGATGCCGCGAAGACTAGGGTGTGAAAGTTGCGTTATTGTTACAGCGCTGTCTTATTTCGCTGGCGTGACCGAGTCGTGACAGGCCGAGTGTCCAGGGCGTCCGTCGGGGCAAGCCACATCTTCAGGGGAATCGAAAAACGATGACGGTAATCCGCAGGGGGATTGGCGCCTTGGCGCTGGGGATCGCGCTTTGTCAGCCGGCGTGGGGAGGTTCCGGAGAACCGGTTGACCTCGATGTGGTCGCGAGGATCCGCTACGAGGCGTTCAACCGCTCGCAGGCAGCGGCCAACCTGAAGGAGCTCACCGAGACCGTCGGGCCGCGCTTAACCGCGTCGCCCAACTACGCGCGCGCCAGCGCGTGGGCACGTGGCAAGTTGTCCGGTTGGGGCCTGTCCGGCGTGCACGAGGAGATCTTCGATCCTGCTTTCGGCCGCGGCTGGGCGTTCGAATCTTCGCGCGTGGAGATGGTGTCGCCGCGGCAGGCGCCCGTGCATGCGCTGCCCAAGGCCTGGACGCGCGGCACCGGCGGTGCGGTGGAAGGCGAGGTGGTCCTGGCCTCGTTCAAGACGCTGGAGGACATCGACAAGCAGCGCGGCAAACTGCGCGGGAAGATCGTGCTGCTGGACGACGCGCGCGCCTTCAAGCCGGCCGACAAGGCCGATTTCCGTCGCTACAGCGAGGCCGACCTGGGCGAACTGCAGACATTCCCCATCGCCGAAGACGCCGCACCCGATGCGCAGGAGAAGCGCCTGGAGGAGTACCGCAAGCGCCAGGCCCTGACCAAGGCGCTGAATACCTTCCTTGCGGAAGAGGGTGTACTCGCGACGCTCTCGCTCAGCTCGTGGGACAACGGCATCATCCGTGCCACCGGCGGTGGTGCGCGCAAGGCGGACGAGCCGGTGGGCGTGACCGAGCTGGTCCTGCCTACCGAGCACTACAACCCGCTGGTGCGTGCGGTGCAGGGGAAGCAGCCGGTGCGCCTGCGCATCGACGTCGATTCCCGCTTCACCAGCGAGCAGGACCTGCCGGCCACCAACACGTTCGCGGAAATCCCGGGCAGCGGTGGCAAGGCGGGCGAGGTCGTCATGATCGGCGCGCACCTGGATTCGTGGCACACCGGGACAGGCGCCAGCGACAACGGCGCCGGCGTCGTCGTGATGATGGAGGCCATGCGCATCCTGAAAGCGATCGGGGTGAAGCCCCGCCGCACCATCCGCCTGGCGCTGTGGGGCGGTGAAGAACAGGGACTGCACGGCTCGGCGGGCTACGTCGCCAAGTACCTGGCCGACTACCCGCCCCCGACCGATCCGGAGCAGAAGGCGTTGCCCCGTGCATACCAGCGTGGCACCGGGCCATTGCAACGCCAGCGTGGTTACGGGAGCTTCTCTACGTACTTCAACTTCGACAACGGCACGGGCCGCATCCGCGGCATCTATGCACAGGAAAACCATGCCGCCGTGCCGATCTTCAAGGCATGGCTGGAGCCGTTCGCCGACATCGGCGCGACCATCGTGACCACCCGCAACACCGGCAGCACGGACCACATCTCGTTCGACCGTGTCGGCCTGCCGGGTTTCCAGTTCGTGCAGGACCCGGCGGACTACTTCACCCACGTCCACCACACGCATCTGGACACCTACGACCACGTGGTGCCGGAAGACCTGAAGCAGGCCGCGGCGATCATCGCTTCGTTCGCGTACCACGCCGCGATGCGCGAAGAGCGCCTGCCGCGCAAGCCGTTCGTGGAACGGGACGAGCAGTAAGCGCAAGCGACGGCGGCCGCATCAGGCCGCCGTCTTCTCCTTGAAGCGGCAGATGTCGCGGATCACGCACTGCGGGCAGTCCGGCTTGCGCGCCTTGCACACGTAGCGGCCGTGCAGGATCAACCAGTGATGCGCATCCTGCATGAACTCCGCTGGCACCACCTTCAGCAGTTTGTCCTCCACCGCGCGGACGTCCTTGCCGGGCGCCAGGCCGGTGCGGTTGGCCACGCGGAAGATGTGCGTGTCCACCGCAATGGTCGGTTCACCGAAGGCGGTATTGAGCACCACGTTCGCGGTCTTGCGTCCCACGCCAGGCAAGCCTTCCAGTGCTTCGCGCGAGCGCGGCACCTCGCCGCCGTACTGATCGATGAGGATGCGGCAAGTGGCGATCACGTTCTTCGCCTTGGCGTTGAACAAGCCGATCGTCGCGATGTACTTCTTCAACCCCTCTTCGCCAAGCGCAAGGATCGCGGCCGGGGTGTTGGCCACGGGGAAGAGCCGTCGCGTCGCCTTGTTGACGCCCACGTCGGTCGCCTGCGCGGACAGGGTCACCGCGACCAACAACTCGAAGGGCGTGCTGTATTCCAGTTCCGTGGTCGGACGGGGATTGAGTTCGCGCAACCGCGAGAACAGTTCCACCACTTCATCACGCTTGAGCGTCGGGCTCCGCCGCGGTGCACTCATGGTTTGGTGCGCTCCGCGGCCTTGGCGCGTGCGCGTTCCAGGATGGCGGCGGCAGCCGCCGGCAACGCGGGTCTCACCGGTGTCGCGGGACCGACGGGCTGCAGCGTGACGCGCCTTGCCTCGCGTTCGGCCGCACGACGTTCCAGTCGCGCCGCGCGCTGGCGGTAGCGTTCGCGTGCTGCCCACGCGGCGTGCAGGCGAACCTGCGCGCGGATGATCGCGTCTGCATCCGCAGGCGCGGTGCATCCACCTGCGCACGGCGCCCACGCCATGAGGCCGGCCTGCAACGCAGCATCGACCTCGTCGTCGGCCAGCAAGCGTGCCAGGTCGCGTGCCTCCTCGCAGCCGGGGCAGGGCGCAGTCATGTGGCTCAACGGCCGGTGAAGCTGGGCTTGCGGCGTTCAGTGAAGGCGCGCGTCCCTTCGCGCATGTCATCGGTCGAGAACATCAGGCCGAACTGCGCGGTTTCATACTGCAGGCCTTCCTCGATGCCGCACTCGCCACCGATGTTGACCACATCCAGCGTGGCGCGCAGGGCCAGCGGTGCGGAGACCGCAAGCTGCGCGGCAACCTTTTGGGTTTCGTCCTCCAGCTCTGCCGCCGGCACGACCCGGTTGATGATGCCCAACTGCAGCGCGCGTTCGGCCGTGATCGGTGTGCCCAGCAGGCAAAGTTCCAGGGTCGCGGCACGGCCGGCGAGGCGCAGCAGGCGCTGGCTGCCCCCGAAGCCGGGGATCAGTCCCAGGTTGATTTCCGGCTGCCCGACCTTAGCCGTGTCCGCGGCAATGCGCAGGTGGCAGGCCATCGCCAGTTCGAGGCCGCCGCCCAGGGCGAACCCGTTGACCATCGCGATCACGGGCTTGGGCAGCGTTTCGATGGTGCGCATCAACCGCTGGCCGCGCAGCGAGAAATCGCGGCCGTCGGTGGCCCGCAGGTCCGCCATTTCAGCGATGTCCGCCCCCGCCACGAAGGCCTTCGGGCCCGCGCCGGTCAGGATGACCACGCGCACGGACGCGTCTTCGGCAGCGGCCGTGAAGGCGGCCTGCAACGCGTCGAGCGTGGCCGCATTCAGGGCGTTCAGCTTGTCGGGACGATGAACGGTGAGGCGGCGGATGCCATCGGCATCGCTAACCAGAACAAGGCTTTCGGACATGGGATTTTCAGGGGTTTTGTAAAAATTCGGTAAAGAGGGAACTCTGTCGCGGAGGGCCGGTCAGAGCAGCCTGCTGTCAGTGGCGGTTAAGCGCCCCGGCCGCTATCCTAGCGCGTCCATTCCAGGCGGTATGCCGCCCATCCCGGAGAGTGTTTTGATGAAGTTGCGTTCGTTAGTGGTCGCTGTTGCGGCATTCGCCATGGCCGGTAGCGCCCTGGCCCAGGACGTATCGTCCGAGAAGGGCAAGCTGAGCTACTACTTCGGCTACGACTATGGCAACAACCTGGCCGAGCTGACCGCCCGTGGCGAGCAGCTGGACATCAATTCCGTCGTCAAGGGCCTGCAGGATGCCTACGCCAAGCAAAAGCCCGCGCTGACCAGTGAGCAGCTGAAGCCCGCGCTGGAAGCCTTCCAGAAACGTGAGCAGGCCCGCGCGCAGCAGGCCAAGGCCGAGTACGACAAGGTCGCGGCCGAAAACAAGACCAAGAGCGACCAGTTCATCGCCAGCTTCAAGGGTCAGGCCGGTGTGAAGCTGCTGCCCAGCGGCGTCGCTTACAAGGTGTTGGAGAATGGCACCGGTGCGAAGCCGACGCAGGCCAGCACCGTCGAGTTGCAGGTAGCAGGCGCCTATCCGATGGGCCAGCGCCCCGCTGAGGCGCGTCCGCCGCAGCAGATGAAGGACGTGAAGGTCAGCGCCATCGAAATGCAGGCTATGCGCGAAGTACTGCTGCAGATGCCGGTCGGCTCGAAGTGGGAAGTCGCGCTGCCGCCGGAGAAGGCGTATGGCGCCGACCCGCGCACGGGCTTCCCGCCCAACGTGGCCGTCGTGTTCGAGATCAAGCTGGTCAGCGCCAAGTAATTCCCGCCTGATCGTTCCATCCCTGCGCCGGCCTCGTGCCGGCGCAGTGCTTTTCGCGGCAGGAAGCTTTTTCGCGCTACCCTCCGCAGGTGTCCGACGACATGAATACCGCTTTCCGCGCCGTGCTCAGCCCGTGTATCGGCGTTTGCACGCTCGACGACGCCGGCCTCTGCCAGGGTTGCCTGCGCACCACCTCGGAGATCGCACGCTGGTCGCAGATGAACGATGACGAACGCCTGCGCCTGATGGAATCCGTGCTGCCTGCACGCGAACGCGCGCGCGCGCCGCTTGTCGAACAATTGCACGAAGGCGCCCGCTTGCAGCGCGCCCTCCATCCGTTGGGCGCAGTACCGCGCACGGCGGGTTGGAACCACGAAGAACTCATCGATCTGTTACCGCCCGGGCCGCTGGCGGAGGCCGCGGTGCTCGCCGGCCTGGTCCCGCGCGACAGCGGCACCCAGGTGTTGCTGACGCGACGCACGGACGGACTGCGCCACCATGGCGGACAGGTAAGTTTCCCCGGCGGACGCATCGAGCCCAGCGACGCGGACGTCGTGGCCGCTGCGCTGCGCGAGAGCCGCGAGGAGATCGCGTTGCAGGCCTCGCAGGCGGTGCCGCTAGGCTTCCTGGACCCCTTCACCACCATCAGCGGCTTCCGCGTGGTGCCGGTGGTGGCGGTGATCGATCCGGCGTTCGTGCCGACGCCGGAGCCCGGCGAGGTGGCCGATGTCTTCGAAGTGCCGCTCGACTACCTGCTCGCACCCGACAACCTGCGCCGCGTGGAGGTCGACTACCGTGGCCGCCGCCGCGCGGTGCTCGAGTACGACTGGCCAGGGCAGCGCATCTGGGGCGCCACCGCCGCCATCCTGTTCAACCTGCGGCAACGCCTGGAGCAACTCGCATGAACTGGACCGCGCTTGTCGATGCACAGGCATTGTCGGCCGCCATCGGCGCACCCGACCTTCGATTGGTGGATGCGCGTTTCGTCATGCTCAACGCAGCCCCCGACGCAGGCCGCCAAGCCTATGCACAGGGGCATCTCCCCGGCGCGGTCTATGCCGATCTGAATCTGGATCTGTCGGATCTTTCCAAAGTCGGCGAGGGGAGGCACCCCATGCCCGATGAGGCCGTCTTCACGCGCCGGCTTGGCGAGTGGGGCATCGCGCCAGCGCATCAAGTCGTGGTGTACGACGCGGGCGATGGCAGCATGGCCGCCGCCCGCGCGTGGTGGCTGTTGAAATTGCTTGGCCATGAGCGCGTTGCCGTCCTCGACGGTGGGCTGGCCGCCTGGCGTGCCGCGGGGGGTGCCGAGACCGCGGCGCTTCCTGATATCGCGCCGACGCCAGCGTATCCGGCACGTTTCGACATGCGACAGTGCGTGAGTACGGACGAGGTGGTGGCGCGCCTGGGCGAAGACTCGGGGTGGTTGTTCGACGCGCGGGCAGGCGAACGTTTCCGCGGCGAAGTCGAACCCATCGATCCCATCGCGGGCCACGTGCCGGGTGCGGTCAATCTGCCGTTCGCTCAGGCACTCCGCGATGGGCGCTTCACATCGGCGTCCGAGTTGCGTTCCCTGCTGTCGCCCCTGCTGGGCGATCACCAGAGTTCCGAGAGCGTGCTGATGTGCGGTTCCGGCGTGACGGCATGCCATCTGCTGCTCGCCTTCGAACATGCCGGCCTGCACGGTGCACGGGTCTATCCCGGATCGTGGAGCGGCTGGATCAGCAACGCTGCTCGCCCGGTCGCACGCGGCCCTTGAAGCGCGGCGCGCTACTTTTTCAATTTGTCGATCAACGCGCGCAGCGCGGCCTGCGTGTCCGGCGCATGCCAGGCATCGACGAAGCGCTCGAGCTGGATCAATCCCGGGTCCAGCGCTTCCACAAGGTCGCGACGGGCGAGGGCACGGGTCTGCAGCATCGGATGGTGCGGCAGTGCCAGTAGATGTTGTAGCCAGGCAATCGCACGCGTGGTGACGTTGTCCTGGTCCACCAGTTCATCGACCAGGCCGATTTCCAGCGCGCGCTCGGCCGGCACCATCTCGCCGGCCACCAATAGGCGCTCCGCGCGATAGGGGCCCACCACGCGGCGCATCAGGCGTTGGATGCCTTCCGGTACCACCAGGCCGACCTGTGTTTCATTGAGCCCCAACGCGAACGGACGCGCCGGATCGGGGCTGCGTGCCATCACGCGGTAGTCGCAGCACAGGGCCAGCACGCAGCCGCCTGCCGGCGCGTGGCCGGTGATCGCGGCGACCACGGGCACGCGTGATTCCGCCAGCGTGCGCGCCGCACCGAAGAACGCCTGCCAGGCATCGAGCAGCGACTTGCGGTCGTCGCCCAGCGACATCAGGTAGGGCACGTCCATGCCGGCGGAAAAGATCTTGGGATTGCCGGCCAGCACGATGCCACGCACGCCGTCATCGAGCGCGGTATTGAGCGCATCGATCAGGGCGCGGCACAGGTCCGTGTTGAGGGCGTTGACCGGCGCGCGCGCCAGCCGGATCTCGCGGATGTCGCCGTGATCGGCGATTTCGATGAGGGCGCTCATTCACCATCTCCCTGGAGTCAGGTCGCTATCATAGGCGCATGAACCGACGCTTCGTGATGCTCCCGCTGCTGGGTCTGGCGTTTGCCAGCGCGCTCCCCGCCATGGCCGCCGAATGCTTGCCGAAGGCGCAAGGCGCCTGGGTGCGCGTACCGCCGGTGGCCATGCCGATGATGGCCGGCTTCGCCCGCATCGAGAATCCGTGCCGCGCACCGGTCACGGTGGTGGGGGCGGAGAGCCTGGCCTTCGCGGACGTGTCGCTGCACGAAACGCGCGATGAAGGCGGCGTCAGCCGGATGCGCGAAGTGGAGCGTCTGCCCATCGCACCCGGCAAGCAGGTCGAACTGAAGCCCGGCGGCCTGCACCTGATGCTGCATGGCGCTTATGCGCCAGTGGCTGCCGGCGAGAAGGTGGTGATCACGCTGAAGCTGGCCGACGGGCGCTCGGTGCCGGTGCAGTTCGAGGCGCGCAAGAGCGCGCCCTGATCCGCTGACTACTCCGACACCGCCCGGATCGCCGCCGGCAGCGGTGCGCTATGGCCGGTCTGGGTGTCCATCCACACCACCACCACGTTGCCGTCGGAATACAGCACGCTGTCGTCCTTCGCCGACACGATCCGGTGCCCGATGGTGACGCTGCTGGTGCCGAGCCGGTCGACGTAGAGTTCCACCACCACGTCGTTCGGCCAGGTCAGCGGGCGCTTGTAGTTGATGTTGTTGGCGGCCACGACGGGCGCGATGCGGTCGGTCATCGAGACTTCCGGCACCGTCAGCATCCAGCGCACGCGCGCTTCCTCCAGGTACGAAATGTACTTGGCGTTGTTCACGTGGCCCATGCTGTCCATGTCCCGCCAGCGCACGCTGATCGGGATCTTCGCCAGCAGTTTGCGGCCGTCGTCGTGGGGTTGGCTCATGACGCGGCCTTCTTCTTCGTGGTTTTGGTGGCGGATTTGCGGGGTGGTAGCACATCGGGCTTCGCCATGGCCGCGGGCTTCGTCGGCTTGGGCACTTTGGCCGGCGGCAGCAGCTTGGCGAGGAAGCGGCCGGTATGCGATTCCGGATGCGCCGCGATGTCCTCGGGCGTGCCGGTGGCCAGGATGCGTCCGCCCCGGTGCCCACCTTCGGGCCCGAGGTCGACGACCCAGTCGGCCGTCTTGATGACGTCCAGGTTGTGCTCGATCACGACGATCGTGTTGCCGTCATCGCGCAGCTTGTGCAGTACGGCGAGCAAGTGCTCGATGTCGTGGAAGTGCAGGCCCGTCGTGGGCTCATCCAGGATGTACAGCGTGCGGCCCGTGTCGCGGCGCGAGAGCTCCTTCGACAGCTTCACGCGTTGCGCTTCGCCACCGGACAGCGTGGTCGCGCTCTGGCCCAGCTTGACGTAGCTCAGGCCCACGTCCACGAGCGTTTCCAGCTTCCGCGCGATCGACGGCACCGGCTCGAACAGGGTCAGTGCATCCTCGACCGTCATTTCCAGCACGTCGTTGATGTTGTAGCCCTTGTAAAGGATCTCCAGCGTCTCGCGGTTGTAGCGCTTGCCGTGGCAGACGTCGCAGGGTACGTACACGTCCGGCAGGAAGTGCATCTCGACCTTGATCATGCCGTCGCCCTGACAGGCCTCGCAGCGGCCACCGCGCACGTTAAAGCTGAAGCGGCCCGGCGAATAGCCGCGCGCGCGCGCTTCAGGCACCTGCGCATACAGTTCGCGCAGCGGCGTGAACAAGCCGGTGTACGTCGCGGGGTTCGAACGCGGCGTGCGGCCGATCGGCGACTGGTCGATGTCCACGACCTTGTCGAACAGGTCGAGGCCTTCGATCTCGCGGTACGGCGCGGGCTTGTGCGATGCGCCGTTGATCTCGTTGGCGGCCAGCGCGTACAGGGTGTCGTTGATCAGCGTCGACTTGCCCGAGCCGGACACACCGGTGATGCAGGTGAACAGTCCCGACGGGACGTCGAGGTCCACATCCTTCAGGTTGTTGCCCGTCGCGCCGCGCAGGTGCAGCGTCATCTTCGGGTTCGCCTTGTGGCGCGCCTTCGGCACTTCGATCTGGCGCTTGCCGGAGAGATACTGACCTGTCAGCGAGCGAGGCGCCTTCAACAAGTCGTCGAGGGTGCCCTGGCCGACGATCTCGCCACCATGCACGCCCGCACCCGGCCCGATGTCGAGCACGTAGTCCGCCATGCGGATGGCGTCTTCATCGTGTTCGACCACGATCACCGTGTTGCCCAGATCGCGCAGGCGCGTCAGCGTACCGAGCAGGCGCTCGTTGTCGCGCTGGTGCAGGCCGATGCTGGGCTCATCCAGTACGTACATCACGCCGACCAGCCCGGCGCCGATCTGCGATGCCAGGCGGATGCGCTGGGCTTCGCCGCCGGACAGCGTGTCCGCCTTGCGCTCGAGGGTGAGGTAGTCCAGGCCGACATCGACCAGGAACCCGAGGCGCTCGGCGATTTCCTTGACGATCTTCGTCGCGATTTCGCCGCGCCAGCCGGGCAGATCGAGGCCACGAAAGAAGGCCAATGCTTCGTCCACCGGCAGCACCACCAGCGAAGGCAGCGGACGGTCGGCGACGAAGACGTTGCGCGCCGACTTGTTCAGTCGTGCGCCTGCGCAATCCGGGCAAGGCCGGTCGCTGATGTACTTCGCGAGTTCCTCGCGCACCGCCGGCGATTCGGTCTCGCGGTAGCGGCGTTCGAGGTTGGGCACGATGCCTTCGAAGCGGTGCTTGCGCTGCGTGCGCCCGCCCGATTCGGTGAGGTAGGTGAAGGTGATGACGTCTTCGCCACTGCCGTACAGCACGGCTTGCTGCACCTTTTCGGGCAGCGACTGCCATGTCGCGTCGGTGTCGAACTGGTAGTGCTTGGCCAGCGACGCGATCAGTTGGAAGTAGTAGGCATTGCGGCGATCCCAGCCACGCACGGCGCCGGCGGCCAGCGACAACTCCGGATGGACCACGACGCGCGCCGGGTCGAAGAATTGCGCAACGCCCAGGCCATCACAGGTCGGGCAGGCGCCGACCGGCGAGTTGAAAGAGAACAGGCGCGGTTCCAGCTCCGGCAGCGAGTAATCGCAGACCGGGCAGGAGTATTTGGATGAGAACAGCAGCGGTGCGGATTCGGGCTGGTCCAGCGACATCACCTGGGCCATGCCATCGCCCAGCTTCAGCGCGGTCTCGAAGCTTTCCGCCAGGCGTTGCTTGAGGTCTTCGCGCGGACGGAAGCGGTCGATCACCGCTTCGATCGTGTGTTTCTGGCGCAGCGCCAACGCCGGCACGGCATCGATCTCGTACAACTCGCCGTCCACGCGCACGCGGACGAAGCCCTGGGCGCGTAGTTGGTCGAACACCTGTGCGTGCTCGCCCTTGCGTTCACGGATTACCGGCGCCAGCAGCATGTAGCGCTGCTCGCCGTCGAGCGCCAGCACCTGGTCGACCATCTGGCTGACCGTCTGCGCCTCCAGCGGATACCCGTGGTCCGGGCAGCGCGGCAAGCCCACGCGGGCGTACAGCAGGCGGAGGTAGTCGTAGATCTCGGTGATCGTGCCGACCGTCGATCGCGGATTGTGGCTGGTCGATTTCTGCTCGATCGAGATCGCCGGCGACAGGCCTTCGATGTGGTCCACATCGGGCTTTTCCATCACCGACAGGAACTGCCGCGCGTAGGCCGACAGCGATTCGACGTAGCGGCGCTGGCCTTCGGCGTAGATCGTGTCGAACGCCAGCGACGACTTGCCCGAACCGGACAGGCCGGTGATCACGATCAGCTTGTCGCGCGGGAGGTCGAGGTCGATGTTCTTGAGGTTGTGCGTCCGCGCGCCGCGGATGCGGATGAAGTCCATGGCCATCGGGTGGGGGATCCGGAAAGCGAACAAGGAAGCGTAGCGATCTGCTCAGATGGGGGCAAATCGCCCCATGCACCAGTGCAGGGAGACGCGGAGAGGTGGAAGCGGTCAGGCGGCAGTGGGACTGTCGAGCCCCGTTCCGGCGCGTACCGTCCCGAAGCGGGCATGCGCTGAAGCCGCTGAGGGCAGAGACAGGCAGGAAGATCGGGGCAAGTCCATGAATCTCAAGGGCTATGGGAGGGGCGGATGGTCCAAGCCGGTCAGTGTGGAGGCCCACCTAGGGCGGATTCCGTCCGCAATCGAGCCGGGATGGTCAGGAGGAGGGGGGGGGGAGTTGACCCTAACCGTCTGAATCCCTTAGAATTCCGCTTCTGTCCGCCCTCGATGGCAGGCAGGCTCCAGAAAATAACTACAGAAACCAAGGAATCCACATGTACGCAGTCGTAGTCACTGGCGGTAAGCAGTACCGCGTGATGAAGGGCGAGACGCTCCGCGTCGAGAAGCTCGAGGCCGAAGCCGGCAACGAGATCACCTTCGACAACATCCTGATGCTGGGCGATGGCGAGACCATCAGCCTGGGCGACGCCCTGAAGGGCGCCAACGTCACCGCGAAGGTCGTCGGCCATGGCCGCGCCGACAAGGTGCGCATCATCAAGTTCCGCCGCCGCAAGCACCACATGAAGCGTCAGGGTCACCGGCAGCATTACACCGAAATCGAAATCACCGGCATCAACAAGTAAGGAGAAGCAGTCATGGCACATAAAAAGGGCGTAGGCTCATCGCGCAACGGCCGCGACTCCAACCCGAAGATGCTGGGCGTGAAGGTCTTTGGCGGTCAGGCGATCGACGCGGGCAACATCATCATTCGCCAGCGCGGCACCCAGTTCCACCCGGGTCCGGGCGTCGGCCTGGGTCGCGACCACACGCTGTTCGCGCTGGTCGACGGCAAGGTCGAGTTCTCGATCAAGGGCGCCAAGAAGCGCCGCACCGTCAGCGTGGTAGCGGAAGCCTGAGGCTTCGCGCACACGCGTCGCGAAGGGCCCCGCCGCGTGCGGGGCTTTTCGTTTGCGGGGACGCTGATCCCTGCGTCCCACCCTCCAACGATTGAACCGATCCCGCCATGAAACTCGTAGACGAAGCTGAAATCCTGGTCACCGCCGGCAATG harbors:
- a CDS encoding sulfurtransferase: MNWTALVDAQALSAAIGAPDLRLVDARFVMLNAAPDAGRQAYAQGHLPGAVYADLNLDLSDLSKVGEGRHPMPDEAVFTRRLGEWGIAPAHQVVVYDAGDGSMAAARAWWLLKLLGHERVAVLDGGLAAWRAAGGAETAALPDIAPTPAYPARFDMRQCVSTDEVVARLGEDSGWLFDARAGERFRGEVEPIDPIAGHVPGAVNLPFAQALRDGRFTSASELRSLLSPLLGDHQSSESVLMCGSGVTACHLLLAFEHAGLHGARVYPGSWSGWISNAARPVARGP
- a CDS encoding enoyl-CoA hydratase/isomerase family protein, giving the protein MSALIEIADHGDIREIRLARAPVNALNTDLCRALIDALNTALDDGVRGIVLAGNPKIFSAGMDVPYLMSLGDDRKSLLDAWQAFFGAARTLAESRVPVVAAITGHAPAGGCVLALCCDYRVMARSPDPARPFALGLNETQVGLVVPEGIQRLMRRVVGPYRAERLLVAGEMVPAERALEIGLVDELVDQDNVTTRAIAWLQHLLALPHHPMLQTRALARRDLVEALDPGLIQLERFVDAWHAPDTQAALRALIDKLKK
- a CDS encoding copper chaperone PCu(A)C, which translates into the protein MNRRFVMLPLLGLAFASALPAMAAECLPKAQGAWVRVPPVAMPMMAGFARIENPCRAPVTVVGAESLAFADVSLHETRDEGGVSRMREVERLPIAPGKQVELKPGGLHLMLHGAYAPVAAGEKVVITLKLADGRSVPVQFEARKSAP
- a CDS encoding thioesterase family protein, with the translated sequence MSQPHDDGRKLLAKIPISVRWRDMDSMGHVNNAKYISYLEEARVRWMLTVPEVSMTDRIAPVVAANNINYKRPLTWPNDVVVELYVDRLGTSSVTIGHRIVSAKDDSVLYSDGNVVVVWMDTQTGHSAPLPAAIRAVSE
- the uvrA gene encoding excinuclease ABC subunit UvrA; the protein is MAMDFIRIRGARTHNLKNIDLDLPRDKLIVITGLSGSGKSSLAFDTIYAEGQRRYVESLSAYARQFLSVMEKPDVDHIEGLSPAISIEQKSTSHNPRSTVGTITEIYDYLRLLYARVGLPRCPDHGYPLEAQTVSQMVDQVLALDGEQRYMLLAPVIRERKGEHAQVFDQLRAQGFVRVRVDGELYEIDAVPALALRQKHTIEAVIDRFRPREDLKQRLAESFETALKLGDGMAQVMSLDQPESAPLLFSSKYSCPVCDYSLPELEPRLFSFNSPVGACPTCDGLGVAQFFDPARVVVHPELSLAAGAVRGWDRRNAYYFQLIASLAKHYQFDTDATWQSLPEKVQQAVLYGSGEDVITFTYLTESGGRTQRKHRFEGIVPNLERRYRETESPAVREELAKYISDRPCPDCAGARLNKSARNVFVADRPLPSLVVLPVDEALAFFRGLDLPGWRGEIATKIVKEIAERLGFLVDVGLDYLTLERKADTLSGGEAQRIRLASQIGAGLVGVMYVLDEPSIGLHQRDNERLLGTLTRLRDLGNTVIVVEHDEDAIRMADYVLDIGPGAGVHGGEIVGQGTLDDLLKAPRSLTGQYLSGKRQIEVPKARHKANPKMTLHLRGATGNNLKDVDLDVPSGLFTCITGVSGSGKSTLINDTLYALAANEINGASHKPAPYREIEGLDLFDKVVDIDQSPIGRTPRSNPATYTGLFTPLRELYAQVPEARARGYSPGRFSFNVRGGRCEACQGDGMIKVEMHFLPDVYVPCDVCHGKRYNRETLEILYKGYNINDVLEMTVEDALTLFEPVPSIARKLETLVDVGLSYVKLGQSATTLSGGEAQRVKLSKELSRRDTGRTLYILDEPTTGLHFHDIEHLLAVLHKLRDDGNTIVVIEHNLDVIKTADWVVDLGPEGGHRGGRILATGTPEDIAAHPESHTGRFLAKLLPPAKVPKPTKPAAMAKPDVLPPRKSATKTTKKKAAS
- the rplU gene encoding 50S ribosomal protein L21, translating into MYAVVVTGGKQYRVMKGETLRVEKLEAEAGNEITFDNILMLGDGETISLGDALKGANVTAKVVGHGRADKVRIIKFRRRKHHMKRQGHRQHYTEIEITGINK
- the rpmA gene encoding 50S ribosomal protein L27, translating into MAHKKGVGSSRNGRDSNPKMLGVKVFGGQAIDAGNIIIRQRGTQFHPGPGVGLGRDHTLFALVDGKVEFSIKGAKKRRTVSVVAEA